Proteins encoded together in one Scheffersomyces stipitis CBS 6054 chromosome 5, complete sequence window:
- a CDS encoding RNA-binding protein (go_function RNA binding), which translates to MNPTAPVNTNPSSPAISITPSNSNGANVNVFKSRSRAGTLPSSFLNTPSLLLNNNNNLNNSNNLNNNYNNLNNNSLPTMDSISLAVSGSSPSPSSNAIDIPTSSSTATHAGVPTSSRRMRSGSLFSTNSIWNDDNVSVHSSSQHSNGLLDNTSLHSFDGTTNSNINNINNNNNNNIVNSNSNNSSNGSGNTSSFISPNSSLTSSGAHGTTSALNANTRNRSYTTTAAISNINILPMTSSSGFSMADSHNSSRMSTSPFVNVSNKTNDMNYLLDNLMLNMNNGPANANLSNIVSNSRHRAQTYSGTTPTIPESTLNHPQGAQVLQQQQQQQQQQYPQIQLQFPHQLAENVASEQPVLLNDYDFSQLVITTNFENPSLGPTRVLLFDNLPQFVDAFKLYNILSNSLGNQRTLGGVRAIRITSTASSKLALVESSSVDIAMSLKANFNHLELVPGVILYVAFAKIVEPQSTITQHQAAPVVQATAETAAPISSSNGTNGNSKATSTNGVSASKPNGSNESKNTDLIVIQKSLIHTISKLSTKANHADLNKVVSIINKSIAYPNDHYQDNFGPLPDPIPLRQFDSPKLRELRKILENNENALNNEPLTNSSPVSSGDGEEGDVGNKVMTQLELEELCLAMLDELPELCYDYLGNTIVQKLFNLVESPLIKLMMVKEITPFLTQLSIHKNGTWAIQKIINLCGNDFQQKYLIGASLKPYAAKLFNDQFGNYVLQGCIKFGSPFNDFVFEAMLDNFIEISFGRFGARCIRTILETANESNAISNEQVVLVAGLIVEFANELVVNNNGSLLITWFLDTFNDKGAAVDDRFELLTNKFLPHLAKLCTHKLANLTILKILNNRSDLKRKQLIMDTIFGRMEDYEGYSDEIDDSSRPTSKLLELILSEYPENAAGPLFIYKILTNPLLLNLNDVKTGNNEMDPRRNSRYQQFIVGQIRRILLELNITNFQPYKKLMDEAGLSSNRLNRATSMTGNGKRNKRGGNSRSGISSHGVSSKISPESGGIPGQPVMATMSYGAPPQYYIPAQQYQQQKPLPQGSPKGYNAYQNMPPMMNQQQYPISQQPLYYQPEQQMHELQQQQDILAMQQLEQLSLSSAALGYNSNPGTPGGNNQRSSFF; encoded by the exons ATGAACCCCACCGCGCCCGTCAACACCAACCCGTCGTCGCCTGCGATCTCCATCACGCCCTCCAACTCCAACGGCGCCAATGTCAATGTCTTCAAGTCTCGTAGTCGCGCAGGTACCCTTCCTTCGCTGTTCTTGAACACACCCTCGCTActtctcaacaacaataataacctaaacaacagcaacaacttaAACAATAACTACAATAATCTcaacaataata GCTTGCCCACCATGGACTCCATCTCGTTGGCCGTGTCTGGCTCGTCTCCTTCGCCATCGTCCAACGCCATCGACATACCTAcctcatcttcaactgctACCCACGCAGGAGTTCCTACTTCTTCGCGAAGAATGCGTCTGGGCTCCCTTTTCTCCACTAATTCTATCTGGAACGACGACAACGTTTCCGTGCACTCATCTTCACAGCACTCCAATGGACTTCTCGATAACACAAGTTTACACTCCTTCGATGGCACTACTAAttccaacatcaacaacatcaacaataacaacaacaataacatcGTAAACAGTAATAGCAATAATAGCAGCAATGGATCCGGAAATACTTCGTCATTCATATCGCCT AACTCGTCTctaacttcttctggagctcATGGAACTACTTCTGCGCTCAATGCGAATACCAGAAATAGATCATacacaacaacagcagccatttccaacatcaacatACTCCCTATGACTAGCTCCAGTGGGTTTCTGATGGCGGATTCTCATAATTCTTCCAGAATGTCTACTTCTCCCTTTGTAAACGTCTCTAACAAGACGAATGACATGAACTATCTCTTAGATAACCTCATGCTCAACATGAACAACGGCCCTGCTAACGCCAATCTCTCGAATATCGTCTCTAACTCCAGACACAGAGCCCAGACATATTCGGGAACGACTCCCACTATTCCGGAATCTACTTTAAACCATCCACAAGGTGCCCAGGTTttacaacaacagcaacaacagcagcagcaacaatacCCTCAAATTCAACTCCAGTTTCCACACCAACTTGCTGAAAATGTAGCTTCAGAGCAGCCGGTTTTATTGAATGACTACGATTTCTCGCAGTTGGTTATCACCACCAACTTTGAAAATCCCAGTCTTGGACCTACGAGAGTTCTTCTATTTGACAACTTGCCTCAATTCGTAGATGCattcaagttgtacaaTATCTTGAGCAATTCTCTAGGCAACCAACGAACTTTGGGAGGAGTCAGAGCTATCAGAATAACTTCCACAGCTTCTTCGAAGCTTGCTCTCGTAGAAAGCAGCTCAGTAGACATAGCAATGTCACTCAAGGCCAATTTCAACCATTTGGAGTTGGTACCTGGCGTGATTTTATATGTTGCTTTCGCAAAGATAGTCGAGCCTCAGTCTACTATAACTCAGCATCAAGCGGCTCCCGTCGTTCAAGCGACTGCTGAGACTGCTGCAcccatttcttcttccaatggAACTAATGGAAATAGCAAGGCTACTTCAACTAACGGAGTTTCAGCTTCAAAGCCTAATGGTTCCAATGAATCCAAGAATACTGACTTAATTGTTATACAAAAGAGCTTGATTCACACCATCAGTAAGTTGAGTACGAAAGCTAACCACGCTGATTTGAACAAGGTGGTCTCGATTATCAACAAGTCGATTGCTTATCCAAATGACCACTACCAAGACAACTTTGGTCCCTTACCTGATCCAATACCTTTGCGTCAATTTGATTCTCCTAAGTTGAGAGAGTTGCGtaagatcttggagaataacGAAAATGCCTTGAATAATGAACCGCTCACGAATTCGTCACCCGTATCTAGTGGtgatggagaagaaggtgacGTTGGCAACAAAGTCATGACTCAGTTGGAATTAGAAGAATTGTGTTTGGCTATGCTTGACGAGTTGCCAGAGTTGTGTTACGACTACTTGGGTAACACTATCGTACAGAAgcttttcaatttggttgAGTCGCCCTtaatcaagttgatgatggtgaAAGAAATCACTCCCTTCTTGACCCAATTGAGTATCCACAAAAACGGTACCTGGGCCATCCAGAAGATCATAAATCTCTGTGGAAATGACTTCCAGCAGAAGTACTTGATTGGAGCTAGTTTGAAGCCTTATGCAgccaagttgttcaacgaCCAGTTTGGTAACTATGTTTTACAGGGCTGTATCAAGTTTGGTTCGCCTTTCAATGATTTCGTTTTTGAAGCAATGTTGGATAACTTCATCGAGATCAGTTTCGGAAGATTTGGGGCTAGATGTATCAGAACGATTCTCGAAACTGCCAACGAATCCAATGCCATATCCAACGAACAAGTAGTGCTTGTGGCAGGACTTATTGTAGAGTTTGCTAACGAATTAGTTGTGAACAACAATGGTTCGTTGTTGATTACTTGGTTCTTAGATACATTTAACGACAAGGGTGCCGCTGTAGATGACAGATTTGAGTTGTTAACCAATAAGTTTTTGCCACATTTGGCAAAGTTGTGTACCCACAAGCTTGCCAATTTGACAATCctcaagatcttgaacaacagaTCAGACTTGAAACGGAAACAGTTGATCATGGACACcatatttggaagaatGGAGGACTATGAGGGTTATTCtgatgaaattgacgaCTCATCTAGACCTACATCCAAATTACTAGAGTTAATTTTGAGCGAATATCCAGAAAATGCTGCAGGACCCTTATTCATTTACAAGATCTTGACTAACCCCTTGcttttgaacttgaatgACGTCAAGACTGGAAACAACGAAATGGATCCTAGAAGAAACTCAAGATACCAGCAATTTATTGTGGGTCAAATCAGACGAATCTTGTTAGAATtgaacatcaccaacttccAGCCATACAAAAAATTGATGGATGAAGCTGGTCTTTCGAGTAACAGATTGAACAGAGCAACTTCTATGACAGGAAACGGAAAACGTAACAAGAGAGGAGGCAATTCTCGGTCTGGCATTAGCAGCCATGGTGTGTCATCTAAGATTTCACCAGAGTCGGGTGGCATACCTGGGCAGCCTGTGATGGCAACTATGTCGTATGGGGCTCCTCCTCAGTACTATATTCCTGCTCAACAGTACCAGCAACAAAAACCACTTCCACAAGGATCTCCCAAGGGCTACAATGCA TACCAAAACATGCCTCCAATGATGAACCAGCAACAATACCCTATTAGTCAACAACCGCTCTACTACCAACCAGAACAACAGATGCATGAAttgcaacagcaacaag
- a CDS encoding predicted protein, with amino-acid sequence MSDVLLAKNRLLVISSSGAFANFNPLQLQGVYDELDTFLTGHGDSLDSIELFTLYELQFYLSVMTNHDIKAKSILDRLLDQFGSNKKSQRIKLLQSIYLEAVGEKAAATKLLEQNMDETLLSRRLVTFTRNNENEADNEEYISTLNFYLNLSPSDLVAWAELAHEYTRSGHYDKAVFCYKEILLQEPHAYPIFYQVGLNYYYQFLQEERNLKTDKKDKIVEMTQLLSYSRDNFLRSIEICDVYSLSWVGLYALTGLKFNDKLAKVKEVSGYLAKNDKLRELSEKKIKQLLPEQDLAEVLLQLK; translated from the coding sequence ATGTCTGACGTGTTATTGGCCAAGAACAGGCTTCTTGTGATTTCGTCTTCGGGCGCTtttgccaacttcaacccattgcaattgcaaggTGTCTACGATGAATTAGATACTTTCCTCACTGGTCACGGCGACAGCTTGGACTCCATTGAATTGTTTACTTTGTACGAATTGCAGTTCTACTTGCTGGTTATGACTAATCACGACATCAAAGCCAAATCTATCCTCGATCGCTTGTTGGATCAGTTTGGTTCTAACAAAAAGTCCCAGAGAATCAAACTCCTACAGAGTATATATCTAGAGGCAGTTGGCGAAAAGGCAGCTGCCACAAAGCTCTTGGAGCAGAATATGGACGAGACATTGTTACTGCGTCGTTTGGTGACTTTTACTAGGAATAATGAAAACGAAGCTGACAACGAAGAGTATATTTCTACATTGAACTTCTACCTAAATCTACTGCCCTCGGATTTGGTTGCATGGGCAGAGTTGGCCCACGAGTACACGAGATCAGGCCACTACGACAAAGCTGTTTTCTGCTATAAGGAAATCTTGCTCCAAGAACCACACGCTTATCCCATCTTCTATCAGGTAGGTTTGAACTACTATTACCAATTCTTGCAAGAAGAACGTAACTTGAAAACTGACAAAAAGGataaaattgtagaaatgaCCCAACTTTTGTCGTATTCCAGAGATAACTTCTTGCGGAGTATCGAGATATGCGATGTTTACTCCTTGTCGTGGGTTGGATTGTATGCTCTTACGGGATTGAAGTTCAATGACAAGTTGGCAAAGGTCAAAGAAGTCTCTGGTTATTTGGCTAAAAATGACAAATTGAGAGAACTCagtgaaaagaaaatcaagCAGTTGTTGCCAGAGCAAGACTTGGCCGAAGTTttgttgcaattgaagTAA
- the GRR1 gene encoding protein required for glucose repression and for glucose and cation transport, with protein MSSPNSIEDDSNGSASNSIRPASPSKSRDDSRSDPISKNNAKNDNSTYSHPYRRHHDSEFLMDNEYTDFREVRDAIITNRRLSEAAHSHSIETIIDKTSLLRLPTEVLLQVFHHLDRKDLFNLLTVCQEFADLIIEILWFRPNMQNDSSFKKIKDIMQLPSSKTHWDYRQFIKRLNLSFMTKLVDDELLSLFIGCPKLERLTLVNCTKLTRNPITQVLHNCEKLQSIDLTGVTDIHDDIINALARNCVRLQGLYAPGCGNVSEEAILNLLESCPMLKRVKFNNSNNISDESILKMYDNCKSLVEIDLHNCPKVTDKYLKKIFLDLSQLREFRISNAPGITDKLFELLPEGFYLEKLRIIDISGCNAITDKLVEKLVLCAPRLRNVVLSKCIQISDASLRALSQLGRSLHYIHLGHCGLITDFGVASLVRACHRIQYIDLACCSQLTDWTLVELANLPKLRRIGLVKCSLITDSGILELVRRRGEQDCLERVHLSYCTNLTIGPIYLLLKSCPKLTHLSLTGISSFLRREITQYCRDPPPDFTEMQKAQFCVFSGNGVNQLRNYLNQVMEERAYSIDQGEIQALFMERRRRQINADVDMDDEEMNIWVRRGLGLLQQDATEPQNPEMVEINREIFRELNEGNMTPEEMRDYFMRLIRNRHHTRIFEHQQQRIEQQVQPIRPPRNPQNAPQITQPPVFPSDDQNIPSLADDEDDVDMEPLFPRNPPA; from the exons ATGAGCTCCCCGAACAGCATAGAAGACGACTCTAATGGCTCTGCTTCCAACTCCATCAGACCGGCTCTGCCTTCAAAATCCAGAGATGACTCGAGAAGCGATCCCATCTCGAAAAACAACGCCAAAAACGATAACTCTACCTACTCCCATCCTTATCGCCGACACCATGACTCGGAGTTTCTCATGGATAACGAATACACTGACTTCCGTGAAGTGCGCGACGCCATTATCACCAACCGCAGACTTCTGGAAGCTGCCCATAGCCACCTGATCGAAACTATTATTGACAAGACGTCGTTGTTACGTTTACCTACcgaagttcttcttcaggtGTTTCACCATCTTGATCGCAAAGACctcttcaatctcttgacCGTATGTCAGGAATTTGCTGATCTCATTATCGAGATTCTTTGGTTCAGACCCAACATGCAAAATGATTCTtcattcaagaaaatcaagGATATAATGCAGCTTCCTTCAAGTAAAACTCATTGGGATTATCGTCAGTTCatcaagagattgaacCTCTCGTTTATGACTAAGCTCGTAGATGACGAATTACTTCTGCTCTTCATCGGCTGTCCCAAATTGGAACGGCTCACTTTGGTCAACTGCACAAAATTGACAAGAAATCCCATAACTCAGGTGCTTCATAACTGTGAGAAATTGCAATCCATAGATTTAACAGGAGTGACAGACATCCACGACGACATCATTAATGCTTTAGCTCGGAACTGTGTTCGTTTGCAAGGCTTGTATGCTCCTGGCTGTGGGAACGTCTCCGAGGAAGCCATTTTGAACTTGCTTGAATCGTGTCCCATGTTGAAACgagtcaagttcaacaactccaacaacatCTCTGACGAAAGCATTCTCAAGATGTACGACAACTGTAAATCTTTAGTAGAAATCGACTTGCACAACTGTCCCAAGGTCACCgacaagtacttgaagaaaatcttcttggacttaTCACAACTCAGAGAGTTTAGAATCAGTAACGCTCCCGGAATCACAGACAAGTTGTTTGAGTTGTTGCCGGAGGGCTTCTAccttgaaaaattaagaATAATAGACATCTCCGGCTGCAATGCCATTACTGACAAGTTGGTGGAGAAATTGGTTTTGTGTGCACCAAGACTAAGAAACGTTGTGCTATCGAAATGTATCCAGATCTCTGATGCTTCTTTGCGGGCGTTAAGCCAGTTGGGAAGAAGTTTGCATTACATCCATCTAGGCCATTGCGGGCTTATCACCGACTTTGGCGTAGCTTCATTGGTGCGTGCCTGTCACAGAATACAGTATATAGATTTGGCGTGTTGTTCACAGCTTACTGACTGGACGTTGGTAGAGTTGGCCAATTTGCCCAAGCTTCGTAGAATAGGCTTGGTGAAGTGCAGTCTTATCACAGACAGCGGCATTTTGGAGTTAGTCAGACGTCGTGGAGAACAGGACTGTTTGGAACGAGTCCATTTGTCGTACTGTACAAACTTGACGATTGGTCCCATTTACTTGCTTCTAAAGAGTTGTCCAAAGTTGACTCATTTGCTGTTAACGGGAATATCATCGTTTTTGCGTAGAGAAATCACACAATACTGTCGTGACCCTCCTCCGGACTTTACAGAGATGCAGAAAGCCCAGTTCTGCGTATTTTCTGGTAATGGAGTCAACCAGTTGCGCAACTACCTTAACCAAGTAATGGAAGAAAGAGCATATCTGATTGACCAGGGCGAGATTCAGGCACTCTTTATggaacgaagaagaaggcagaTCAATGCCGACGTAGACATGGATGACGAGGAAATGAACATATGGGTCCGTAGGGGTCTTGGCTTGCTCCAGCAAGATGCTACCGAGCCGCAGAATCCGGAAATGGTGGAAATTAATAGAGAAATCTTTCGCGAGCTCAATGAAGGCAACATGACTCCGGAAGAAATGCGAGACTATTTCATGAGATTGATCCGGAACCGTCACCACACACGAATCTTcgaacatcaacaacaaagaaTAGAACAACAG GTACAACCTATACGTCCTCCACGGAATCCGCAGAATGCCCCACAGATCACGCAGCCACCGGTATTTCCCAGCGACGACCAGAATATTCCATCTCTTGctgacgacgaagacgatgtAGACATGGAACCGCTTTTCCCGCGGAATCCACCAGCTTAA
- a CDS encoding 60S ribosomal protein L43 (go_component intracellular; ribosome~go_function structural constituent of ribosome~go_process protein biosynthesis), producing TKRTKKVGITGKFGVRYGSSLRRQTKKLEVQQHAKYDCSFCGKRTVQRGAAGIWSCKSCRKTVAGGAYTVSTAAAATVRSTIRRLRDMAEA from the coding sequence ACTAAGAGAACTAAGAAGGTTGGTATCACCGGTAAGTTCGGTGTCAGATACGGTTCTTCCTTGAGAAGAcaaaccaagaagttggaagtcCAACAACACGCTAAATACGACTGTTCTTTCTGTGGTAAGAGAACCGTGCAAAGAGGTGCTGCTGGTATCTGGAGCTGTAAGTCTTGCAGAAAGACCGTTGCTGGTGGTGCTTACACCGTCTccactgctgctgctgccacCGTCAGATCTACCATCAGACGTTTGAGAGACATGGCTGAAGCTTAA
- the URA7 gene encoding CTP synthase (go_function catalytic activity; CTP synthase activity~go_process pyrimidine nucleotide biosynthesis) produces MKYVVVSGGVISGIGKGVLASSTGLLFKTLGLRVTSIKIDPYMNIDAGTMSPLEHGECFVLNDGGEVDLDLGNYERYLNITLTRNHNITTGKIYSHVIEKERNGDYLGKTVQVVPHITNAIQDWIERVAKIPVDDTGLEPEICIIELGGTVGDIESAPFVEALRQFQFRVGVDNFALIHVSLVPVIHGEQKTKPTQAAIKDLRSLGLTPDMIACRCQEELEVATIEKIGMFCHVGPEQVIAVHDVNSTYHVPLLLKEQRMMKYLTKKLTIGEIPQDSLDKGEKLLTKWRLLTSSHDRSFETVTIALVGKYTHLKDSYLSVIKSLEHSSMRCHRRLKIEWVESSDLEEETKVANLSQYHKAWHFVCQADGILVPGGFGSRGIEGMIAAAKYARENDVPYLGVCLGLQIAVIEQARNVLGIEGTSSMEFDPNLDEATAAVVYMPDVDQVKLGGTMRLGIHSTKFVKDTEWSKLRQLYGGADAVYERHRHRYEVNPKLIDQIEAAGLKFIGKDETETRMEMIELKGHKFFCGTQYHPEYLSKVLDPSRPFLGLVAASAGILEDVLARDDLNYKGEF; encoded by the coding sequence ATGAAGTACGTTGTTGTGTCTGGTGGTGTCATTTCCGGGATCGGTAAGGGTGTTTTAGCTTCTTCCACCGGtttgttgttcaagactTTGGGCTTGAGAGTTACTTCCATCAAGATCGATCCCTACATGAACATTGACGCTGGTACGATGTCGCCTTTGGAACACGGCGAATGTTTTGTTTTGAACGACGGAGGTGAAGTCGATTTGGATTTGGGTAACTACGAAAGATACTTGAACATCACTTTGACCAGAAACCATAACATTACTACTGGTAAGATCTACTCACACGTGATcgagaaggaaagaaatGGTGATTACTTGGGAAAGACGGTTCAGGTAGTTCCACACATCACCAACGCGATCCAGGACTGGATTGAACGCGTAGCGAAGATTCCTGTAGACGACACAGGGTTGGAGCCTGAAATCTGTATTATCGAATTGGGTGGTACTGTAGGAGACATTGAGAGTGCTCcttttgttgaagcttTAAGACAGTTTCAATTCCGTGTAGGTGTAGACAACTTTGCCTTGATCCATGTTTCGTTGGTTCCCGTCATTCACGGAGAGCAAAAAACTAAACCAACCCAAGCTGCCATCAAAGACTTGAGATCGTTGGGTTTGACTCCTGACATGATTGCCTGTAGATGtcaagaagagttggaagTAGCAACGATTGAGAAAATCGGAATGTTTTGCCACGTAGGTCCTGAGCAAGTTATTGCCGTTCATGATGTCAACTCTACCTATCACGTTCCATTGCTCTTGAAGGAGCAGAGAATGATGAAGTATTtaaccaagaagttgactaTTGGTGAAATTCCTCAGGACTCTTTGGACAAGGGTGAAAAGTTATTGACCAAATGGAGACTTTTGACCAGTAGCCACGACAGATCGTTCGAGACCGTAACCATTGCACTTGTGGGCAAGTACACACACTTGAAGGACTCATACTTGTCTgtgatcaagtcgttggaaCACTCTTCAATGAGATGTCACAGAAGGTTGAAGATCGAATGGGTTGAATCATCCgacttggaagaggaaACCAAGGTCGCTAACTTGTCCCAATACCACAAGGCATGGCACTTTGTCTGTCAGGCTGATGGGATCTTGGTTCCAGGAGGTTTTGGCTCGCGTGGTATTGAAGGTATGATTGCCGCTGCCAAGTACGCACGTGAAAACGATGTACCATACTTGGGTGTATGTTTGGGTTTGCAGATTGCTGTCATTGAACAGGCCAGAAACGTCTTGGGCATTGAGGGAACATCTTCTATGGAGTTTGACCCTAACTTAGATGAGGCCACTGCTGCTGTAGTATACATGCCAGATGTAGACCAGGTCAAGTTGGGTGGTACCATGAGATTGGGTATCCACTCGACCAAGTTTGTCAAGGACACCGAATGGTCGAAGTTGAGACAGTTGTATGGTGGTGCTGATGCTGTGTACGAAAGACACAGACACAGATACGAAGTCAACCCCAAATTGATCGACCAGATCGAAGCTGCTGGCTTGAAGTTCATCGGTAAGGACGAGACTGAAACCAGAATGGAAATGATTGAATTGAAGGGCCACAAGTTCTTCTGTGGTACCCAATACCACCCCGAATACTTGTCAAAGGTTTTGGATCCATCGAGACCTTTCCTTGGTTTGGTTGCCGCCTCTGCTGGTATCTTGGAAGACGTCTTAGCCAGAGACGACTTGAACTACAAAGGTGAGTTCTAG
- a CDS encoding vacuolar protein sorting — protein sequence MTSEFTFPKIHSFPPLYTKQPNATILSTQLDSWSQIILQYCEYFRITSMTLNGTVKSSQLVDVGKSDSLPPLFVNNAINRSVSADFQSAIFSHLIHKVKKAEYINPKNPELGIYVYWRSITEWAQLLYDFVDKTGQLGTVLTLYELTKAEDSGLPESLRNLDEELLVKVLKDVLIKQGRAQLLMDDEGGIGGVKIV from the coding sequence ATGACTTCAGAGTTTACGTTTCCCAAAATCCACTCGTTTCCTCCTCTTTACACAAAACAGCCCAATGCTACGATTCTTTCTACTCAATTAGATTCCTGGAGTCAGATCATACTTCAGTACTGTGAATATTTCAGGATCACATCAATGACCTTGAATGGCACAGTCAAGAGCTCACAGCTTGTGGATGTAGGAAAAAGTGATTCATTGCCGCCTTTGTTTGTGAATAATGCTATCAATCGAAGTGTTAGTGCTGATTTTCAGAGTGCCATCTTTAGTCATCTCATTCACAAGGTAAAGAAAGCTGAATATATCAATCCGAAAAATCCCGAACTCGGCATATATGTCTATTGGAGGTCGATTACTGAATGGGCACAGTTGTTGTACGACTTTGTAGACAAAACCGGGCAATTGGGAACAGTTTTGACTTTGTATGAATTGACAAAGGCTGAAGATAGTGGTCTACCTGAAAGCCTCAGAaatcttgatgaagagCTTTTGGTGAAAGTCTTGAAGGACGTATTGATAAAACAAGGAAGAGCGCAGTTATTAATGGACGATGAAGGCGGAATAGGAGGGGTAAAGATCGTATAG
- a CDS encoding predicted protein, with amino-acid sequence MLTLSGYIKKIVKALKHEDADQLRDCLTINPANNAGEARADFAEPNDFDLYPVPEKFRPVVKCHLKVMTSIYKYKSIDTAFTELNEMNSNLIRAAESQTNWINSPLMSSLSELIAVYKVRQQKYPEDVSSYQFQDMEIDSFEGGSGNGPKTSALEQLSITVNKGFKLSLNDKNLVLSQSKRNDIYFFLSNLIKIYFKMNKLELAKSVEKAVKGTRFELPPMNAKSANKKHLVVYLYYSSLLSLDDGDFTAAESKLDKAMDLMRYYSQKCARQTNQILLILLPLKLHNKNQVINSPEFWKEHPELQLVYRDNLLYSVIHGDIAKFEDCIKKYEVVFLKNHLYLLVLSLKQQCYLRLVKKTATIYRELCTDPSQAHIVPFSAFQVAFEFSKYGTSEKEQDVDDRVFGYAQEEIECILAGLIAKGKIKGYLSNINCCAVLSKTVAFPK; translated from the coding sequence ATGCTAACATTATCTGGGTATATAAAGAAAATAGTGAAAGCTCTCAAACATGAAGACGCTGACCAATTGCGAGATTGTCTCACGATAAATCCGGCCAACAACGCTGGAGAAGCACGGGCTGATTTTGCTGAGCCGAACGACTTCGATTTGTATCCCGTTCCAGAGAAATTTCGGCCCGTAGTGAAATGCCATTTGAAAGTCATGACTTCTATCTATAAGTACAAGAGCATAGACACAGCTTTTACAGAACTAAACGAGATGAATAGCAATCTCATCCGTGCAGCCGAATCCCAGACTAATTGGATCAACCTGCCGTTGATGAGTTCCCTCAGTGAACTCATTGCTGTCTACAAAGTCAGACAACAGAAATATCCAGAAGATGTATCTAGTtaccaatttcaagatATGGAAATTGACTCTTTTGAGGGTGGCTCTGGTAACGGTCCGAAGACATCGGCTCTTGAGCAGTTGTCCATCACAGTCAACAAGGGATTCAAATTATCTCTCAACGACAAAAACTTGGTGTTATCGCAGAGTAAAAGAAACGATATCTACTTTTTTCTTTCGAATCTCATCAAGATctacttcaagatgaatAAACTCGAATTGGCTAAATCTGTCGAAAAGGCTGTAAAAGGAACGCGATTCGAATTGCCACCTATGAACGCCAAACTGGCCAATAAGAAGCACTTAGTAGTTTACTTATACTATAGCTCTCTACTTTCTTTGGATGACGGTGACTTCACAGCTGCAGAGTCAAAATTGGACAAGGCCATGGATCTCATGCGATACTATTCTCAAAAATGTGCCAGGCAGACAAATCAGATTCTCTTGATCTTGCTTCCTCTCAAGCTCCACAATAAAAATCAGGTTATAAACAGCCCTgaattctggaaagaaCATCCCGAGTTGCAATTAGTTTATAgagacaacttgttgtacAGTGTGATACATGGTGATATCGCCAAGTTCGAGGATTGTATCAAGAAGTACGAggttgttttcttgaagaaccaTCTTTACTTGCTTGTACTCTCATTGAAACAGCAATGCTATCTACGCTTAGTAAAGAAAACTGCCACCATCTACCGAGAATTGTGTACGGATCCTCTGCAAGCTCATATAGTTCCATTCAGTGCATTCCAGGTGGCTTTTGAGTTTTCCAAATACGGCACTAGTGAAAAAGAGCAAGATGTTGACGATAGAGTGTTTGGGTATGCTCAGGAGGAGATCGAGTGTATTCTTGCTGGACTCATAGCCAAGGGCAAGATTAAAGGGTATCTCAGCAACATCAATTGTTGTGCTGTCTTGTCGAAGACTGTGGCATTTCCTAAGTAA